The Streptomyces sp. Alt3 genome has a segment encoding these proteins:
- a CDS encoding thioesterase II family protein produces MTTPAEHNRLWIRRYHPRPDAAVRVVCLPHAGGSASFYQPVSAGLPAGIDVLAVQYPGRQDRRAEPCVPTIAELADQVTSVLLEWTDRPLVLFGHSMGATLGFEVARRLERDHGVVPHALFASARRAPSAPRTEVVHLRDDDGILEEMRLLSGTDSAILDDPELVRMALPAIRADYRAAETYVYEPGPALHCPVWSLVGDDDPKVSVEEAQAWSRHTERAFEFRVFKGGHFYLAAHQQEILRLIADRAAVPAGTA; encoded by the coding sequence ATGACCACGCCGGCCGAACACAACCGCCTGTGGATACGCCGCTACCACCCCCGCCCGGACGCGGCGGTCAGGGTGGTGTGCCTGCCGCACGCGGGCGGCTCGGCGAGTTTCTACCAGCCGGTGTCGGCGGGCCTGCCCGCCGGCATCGACGTGCTCGCCGTGCAGTACCCGGGGCGCCAGGACCGGCGGGCCGAGCCCTGCGTCCCCACCATCGCCGAACTCGCCGACCAGGTGACCTCCGTGCTCCTGGAGTGGACGGACCGCCCGCTCGTCCTGTTCGGGCACAGCATGGGCGCGACCCTCGGCTTCGAGGTGGCGCGCCGGCTGGAGCGCGACCACGGCGTCGTGCCGCACGCGCTGTTCGCCTCCGCGCGCCGGGCGCCGTCCGCACCCCGCACGGAGGTCGTCCACCTGCGGGACGACGACGGCATCCTGGAGGAGATGAGGCTGCTGAGCGGTACGGACTCGGCCATCCTCGACGACCCGGAACTGGTCCGCATGGCCCTGCCGGCGATCCGCGCCGACTACCGCGCCGCCGAGACCTACGTCTACGAGCCGGGCCCCGCGCTGCACTGCCCCGTGTGGAGCCTCGTGGGGGACGACGACCCCAAGGTGAGCGTCGAGGAGGCGCAGGCCTGGTCGAGGCACACGGAACGGGCCTTCGAGTTCCGCGTCTTCAAGGGCGGCCACTTCTACCTGGCCGCGCACCAGCAGGAGATCCTCCGTCTGATCGCCGACCGGGCGGCCGTACCGGCGGGCACGGCCTGA
- a CDS encoding response regulator transcription factor: MRVVLAEDLFLLRQGIIQLLEAYDCEVVAAVDNGADLGRAIAEHRPDVAVVDVRLPPTFTTEGLQAALLARRERPGLPILVLSQHVEQMYARELLADGTGGIGYLLKDSVLDDRQFIDAVRRVAAGGMAMDPTVVAQLMTSHSRDEPLAALTARERTVLELMAEGCSNTAIAQRLTVTEGAAAKHISNIFSKLMLPPSSDNNRRVLAVLAYLNA; this comes from the coding sequence GTGCGCGTTGTCCTCGCCGAAGACCTCTTCCTCCTGAGGCAGGGAATCATCCAACTGCTGGAGGCCTACGACTGCGAGGTGGTAGCCGCCGTCGACAACGGTGCGGACCTCGGACGTGCCATCGCCGAACACCGTCCCGACGTGGCCGTGGTGGACGTCCGCTTACCCCCGACGTTCACCACCGAGGGCCTTCAGGCCGCCCTGCTCGCCCGCCGTGAGCGACCCGGTCTCCCGATCCTCGTCCTGTCCCAGCACGTGGAGCAGATGTACGCCCGTGAACTGCTGGCCGACGGCACCGGGGGCATCGGCTATCTGCTCAAGGACAGCGTCCTCGACGACAGGCAGTTCATCGACGCCGTCCGCCGCGTCGCGGCCGGCGGCATGGCCATGGACCCCACCGTCGTGGCCCAGCTGATGACGTCCCACTCCCGCGACGAGCCGCTGGCCGCGCTCACCGCGCGGGAGCGCACCGTGCTGGAACTCATGGCGGAAGGGTGCTCCAACACCGCCATCGCCCAACGGCTGACCGTCACCGAGGGGGCGGCGGCCAAGCACATCTCGAACATCTTCTCCAAGCTGATGCTCCCCCCGTCGAGTGACAACAACCGCCGCGTCCTGGCGGTGCTCGCCTACCTCAACGCGTGA